A section of the Subtercola frigoramans genome encodes:
- a CDS encoding SDR family oxidoreductase — protein MSTNLTSETAAPTRVALVTGGSGGIGRAVVERLARDGFALGVHYSGNKAKADETVAAIVAGGGRAIAIGGDVAEERDMSAAFDAVEAEFGGIDVVVNTAGIMILSPIATMDLDELDRMLRTNVRGTFVVSQQAARRVRSGGAIVNFSTSVTRTQFPSYGGYVASKAAVESMTLILARELRGKDVTVNAVAPGPTATPLFLTGKDDVAIAGLAQAVPLQRLGQPTDIAETVAFLAGSARWINGQVIFTNGGLA, from the coding sequence ATGAGCACAAATCTGACAAGCGAAACCGCAGCGCCCACCCGGGTGGCGCTCGTCACTGGGGGATCTGGCGGAATCGGCAGGGCGGTCGTAGAACGGCTCGCCAGGGACGGGTTTGCCCTCGGAGTGCATTACTCCGGCAACAAGGCCAAGGCAGACGAGACGGTCGCAGCAATTGTGGCCGGGGGTGGTCGGGCAATCGCCATCGGCGGAGACGTTGCCGAGGAGCGTGACATGTCGGCTGCCTTCGACGCGGTCGAGGCGGAGTTCGGCGGGATCGACGTCGTGGTCAACACGGCGGGAATCATGATTCTCTCGCCCATCGCCACGATGGACCTCGACGAGCTCGACCGAATGCTCCGCACGAACGTCAGGGGCACGTTCGTGGTCTCGCAGCAGGCGGCACGCCGGGTGCGTTCCGGCGGTGCGATCGTGAACTTCTCGACCTCGGTCACCCGCACCCAGTTCCCGAGCTACGGCGGGTATGTCGCGAGCAAGGCCGCGGTCGAGAGCATGACGCTGATCCTCGCGCGCGAGCTGCGCGGCAAAGATGTGACCGTCAATGCGGTCGCTCCGGGCCCCACCGCCACTCCGCTCTTCCTGACGGGCAAGGATGATGTGGCCATCGCAGGCCTCGCCCAAGCTGTGCCCCTGCAGCGTCTGGGGCAGCCCACCGACATTGCCGAAACGGTCGCGTTCCTCGCAGGCTCGGCCCGCTGGATCAACGGCCAGGTCATCTTCACCAACGGCGGCCTCGCCTAG
- a CDS encoding FAD-binding oxidoreductase — protein MVEWHRATVEAIHDETATARTLALRVEDWRGQLSGQHLDLRVTAPDGYQASREYSIASGASTDPDALVEVSVEELDDGEVSPYLVRGIEVGDMIEVRGPVGGYFVWKPEQAEPIQLIAGGSGVVPLMSMLRTHAGAGHPTPMRLLYSVRAPEFVFYTEELRRLAEKSAAHVMVDYAFTRQAPQGADRSVGRLSRTEVEMLTVSPELGPTTYVCGPNAFVEQIAGWLVELGHPASRVRTERFGGV, from the coding sequence ATGGTTGAGTGGCACCGGGCGACCGTCGAGGCGATCCACGACGAGACCGCCACCGCCCGAACGCTTGCCCTGCGCGTCGAAGACTGGCGAGGGCAGCTCTCTGGGCAGCATCTCGACCTGCGGGTGACGGCCCCCGACGGGTACCAGGCCTCGCGGGAGTACTCGATCGCGTCGGGCGCCTCCACTGACCCCGATGCCCTGGTCGAGGTCTCGGTCGAAGAACTGGATGACGGCGAAGTCTCGCCGTACCTCGTTCGCGGCATCGAGGTCGGCGACATGATCGAGGTACGCGGTCCGGTCGGCGGGTACTTCGTGTGGAAGCCGGAACAAGCCGAGCCGATTCAGCTCATTGCCGGCGGGTCGGGGGTGGTTCCGCTGATGTCGATGTTGCGCACGCACGCGGGTGCCGGGCATCCGACACCGATGCGGCTGCTGTATTCGGTTCGCGCGCCGGAGTTCGTGTTCTACACCGAGGAGCTGCGGCGGCTGGCCGAGAAGTCGGCAGCGCACGTGATGGTCGACTACGCGTTCACACGGCAGGCGCCGCAGGGCGCGGACCGGTCAGTCGGGCGACTCAGCCGCACCGAGGTCGAGATGTTGACCGTTTCGCCGGAGCTGGGGCCGACGACGTATGTATGCGGGCCGAACGCGTTCGTGGAGCAGATCGCCGGCTGGCTGGTCGAGCTCGGGCACCCTGCATCACGGGTGCGCACTGAGCGCTTCGGCGGCGTGTAG
- a CDS encoding cation diffusion facilitator family transporter has translation MSTSGGNTAIFAALGANLGIAVIKFVAFVFSGSSSMLAESVHSLADSGNQLLLLLGGRKARKEADVEHPFGYGRERYVYAFVVSIILFSVGGVFSLYEGIEKVGHPHPIETPWLPIAVLVAAMILEGFSLRTAMKESNHTRGGQSWVQFIRRAKAPELPVVLLEDVAALIGLALAFIGVVLSVVTGNGVFDGIGTIGIGVLLILVAIVLGIETKSLLVGEGAGPADIAAILTAIEAGDEVERVIHMKTLYLGPDELMVAAKITLPASAHLDDVATTINSVEARIRAALPIARVIYIEPDVYVAPVDPATPTEAIVIKASD, from the coding sequence GTGAGCACATCTGGCGGCAACACAGCGATCTTCGCGGCACTGGGCGCCAACCTCGGAATCGCGGTCATCAAGTTCGTCGCCTTCGTCTTCTCGGGGTCGTCATCGATGCTCGCTGAGAGCGTGCACTCGCTGGCCGACTCGGGCAACCAGCTGCTCCTGCTCCTGGGAGGTCGCAAGGCCCGCAAAGAAGCCGATGTCGAGCATCCGTTCGGGTACGGGCGCGAGCGGTATGTGTACGCGTTCGTCGTGTCGATCATCCTTTTCTCGGTCGGTGGGGTCTTCTCGCTCTACGAGGGCATCGAGAAGGTCGGGCACCCGCACCCCATCGAGACGCCGTGGCTGCCGATCGCCGTACTGGTGGCCGCAATGATCCTCGAGGGGTTCTCGCTGCGAACCGCGATGAAGGAGAGCAACCACACGCGCGGCGGCCAGTCGTGGGTGCAGTTCATCCGCCGTGCCAAGGCGCCTGAACTGCCCGTCGTGCTGCTCGAAGACGTCGCCGCCCTGATCGGGCTGGCGCTTGCGTTCATCGGCGTTGTGCTCTCTGTCGTCACCGGCAACGGGGTCTTCGACGGTATCGGCACCATCGGTATCGGCGTGCTGCTCATCCTGGTGGCCATCGTTCTCGGCATCGAGACGAAGAGCCTGCTCGTCGGCGAAGGCGCTGGCCCGGCCGACATCGCGGCGATCCTGACCGCCATCGAAGCGGGCGACGAGGTCGAGCGGGTCATCCACATGAAGACCCTCTACCTCGGGCCAGATGAACTCATGGTGGCAGCCAAGATCACGCTGCCCGCTTCGGCGCACCTCGACGACGTCGCCACCACGATCAACTCGGTCGAGGCGCGGATTCGCGCGGCGCTGCCCATCGCCCGAGTGATCTACATCGAGCCCGACGTCTACGTCGCACCGGTCGACCCTGCGACGCCGACCGAGGCCATCGTCATCAAGGCCTCCGACTGA
- a CDS encoding cryptochrome/photolyase family protein, which translates to MSDGPSLVWFRDDLRVADHPALHTAVERGEQIVCVYILDESSPGIRPLGGASKWWLHHSLAALAGELDALGLTLTLRSGAATDVVAELCAETQAGAVFWNRRYGLAEREIDSGIKSSLKAQGIEARSFQASVLFEPWTLQTGQGQPYRVFTPFWKACLGAPAPRPPLPAPTKAVTAALATGSGAHSTDTARTARPSTSANPAAVPAELPTDRLDSWGLLPTAPDWAAGLREAWVPGEAAAHAQLATFVAHGLGDYTSDRDLPAHDVTSRMSPRLRFGEISPFQLWHGLKGPSAARTVQPGGSAAFLREVGWREFAYHLLYHFPEITTENMRPAFNAFPWSEPEPATLELWQQGRTGVALVDAGMRELWKTGVMHNRVRMVAASFLVKNLLIDWRVGEAWFWDTLVDADQASNAMNWQWVAGSGVDAAPYFRVFNPALQAAKFDPESEYITTYVPEYGTPAYPEPMVDLGESRKRALDAYETIRGS; encoded by the coding sequence ATGAGCGACGGGCCCAGCCTGGTCTGGTTTCGTGACGATCTGAGGGTTGCCGATCATCCGGCCCTTCATACAGCGGTCGAACGCGGCGAACAGATCGTCTGCGTCTACATTCTCGACGAATCAAGCCCAGGCATCAGGCCACTGGGCGGAGCGAGCAAGTGGTGGCTGCACCACAGCCTCGCGGCTCTGGCCGGCGAGCTGGATGCCCTGGGCCTCACCCTGACGCTTCGAAGCGGAGCCGCGACCGACGTCGTGGCCGAGCTGTGTGCCGAGACGCAGGCCGGTGCCGTCTTCTGGAACCGTCGCTACGGTCTCGCCGAGCGCGAGATCGATTCGGGGATCAAGTCGTCGCTCAAGGCGCAGGGAATCGAGGCCCGCAGCTTTCAGGCGAGCGTGCTCTTCGAGCCGTGGACACTGCAGACCGGACAGGGCCAGCCCTACCGTGTCTTCACTCCATTCTGGAAGGCGTGCCTCGGTGCGCCGGCTCCGCGGCCGCCGCTTCCTGCCCCGACGAAGGCAGTCACCGCGGCCCTCGCAACGGGGTCCGGCGCCCACAGCACCGATACGGCACGGACGGCGCGCCCGTCCACCTCAGCGAACCCTGCGGCAGTACCAGCTGAGCTGCCTACCGACCGCCTCGACTCGTGGGGCCTCCTCCCGACCGCCCCCGACTGGGCTGCGGGTCTCCGTGAAGCCTGGGTGCCCGGCGAGGCTGCGGCCCACGCGCAACTCGCCACCTTCGTCGCGCACGGGCTCGGCGACTACACCAGCGACCGCGACCTGCCCGCCCACGATGTCACCTCCCGTATGTCACCCCGGCTGCGTTTCGGCGAGATCAGCCCGTTCCAGCTCTGGCATGGGCTGAAAGGCCCTTCTGCCGCTCGAACCGTGCAGCCCGGCGGGAGCGCAGCGTTCCTGCGCGAAGTCGGATGGCGCGAGTTCGCGTATCACCTGCTCTACCACTTCCCCGAGATCACGACTGAGAACATGCGCCCAGCATTCAACGCGTTCCCCTGGAGCGAGCCGGAGCCCGCAACCCTCGAGCTCTGGCAACAGGGCCGAACAGGGGTTGCACTGGTCGATGCCGGCATGCGCGAACTCTGGAAGACCGGCGTCATGCACAATCGTGTGCGGATGGTCGCGGCATCCTTCCTCGTGAAGAACCTGCTCATCGACTGGCGCGTCGGCGAAGCCTGGTTCTGGGACACCCTGGTCGACGCCGACCAAGCCAGCAACGCCATGAACTGGCAGTGGGTCGCCGGTTCGGGTGTGGATGCTGCACCCTACTTCAGGGTCTTCAACCCGGCGCTCCAGGCCGCAAAATTCGACCCCGAGTCGGAGTACATCACCACCTACGTGCCCGAGTACGGTACTCCCGCCTACCCCGAACCGATGGTCGACCTCGGCGAATCCCGCAAGCGCGCCCTCGACGCCTACGAGACCATCCGCGGCAGCTGA
- a CDS encoding molybdopterin-dependent oxidoreductase: MGIFSPGFTGRRRDANPLLPPGQYEVSNFPVLSAGPTPNINTDNWALSLRAANGDLKAWNWQTLLEQPIEQFTVDLHCVTRWSQFGMGWRGVSLDHLLEGIDTSAEFAMASCYGGYTTNVRTSDLVGGKAWIAFEFDGKPLAPDHGGPARLLIPHLYLWKSAKWVNNITLMDHHEFGFWETYGYHDLGDPWKEERYS; this comes from the coding sequence ATGGGAATCTTCTCCCCCGGCTTCACCGGTCGGCGTCGTGACGCCAACCCTCTTCTGCCGCCCGGCCAGTACGAGGTCAGCAACTTTCCGGTGCTCTCGGCAGGACCGACACCCAACATCAACACCGACAACTGGGCATTGTCGCTGCGGGCGGCCAACGGCGACCTGAAGGCGTGGAACTGGCAGACCCTCCTGGAGCAGCCGATCGAGCAGTTCACGGTCGATCTGCACTGCGTGACCCGCTGGTCGCAGTTCGGCATGGGCTGGCGGGGTGTGTCGCTCGACCATCTGCTGGAGGGTATCGACACCTCGGCCGAGTTCGCGATGGCCTCGTGCTACGGCGGTTACACGACCAATGTGCGCACCAGCGACCTCGTCGGCGGCAAGGCCTGGATCGCCTTCGAGTTCGACGGCAAGCCGCTCGCGCCCGACCACGGCGGTCCGGCGCGGCTGCTCATCCCGCACCTCTACCTATGGAAGAGCGCGAAGTGGGTCAACAACATCACCCTCATGGATCACCACGAGTTCGGCTTCTGGGAGACGTACGGGTACCACGACCTGGGCGACCCGTGGAAAGAGGAGCGGTACTCGTAG
- a CDS encoding TetR/AcrR family transcriptional regulator, protein MTTRAVIVAATAELLARSSDGDVSTRAVCEAARVQQPVIYRLFGDKEGLLAATIDSVWDQYLGLKRAAEQSEDPLDDLRAGWDSHTSFALANPNAYRLLYGSTAVHRASSAAEAMRLLRAVLDRLAAQGRLLIDPEAASRLMMAANTGVALALVLNPALYPDPLLSGLMRDSVIASVVTNSRRAPEPAEAERVAAITLRNALPRSSGTLFTSAEAPLLDEWLERIQTKK, encoded by the coding sequence ATGACAACGAGAGCAGTGATCGTGGCCGCAACGGCCGAGCTTCTGGCGCGGTCCTCCGACGGCGACGTTTCGACGCGAGCCGTGTGTGAGGCGGCGCGAGTGCAGCAGCCCGTCATCTACCGTCTCTTCGGCGACAAAGAGGGTTTGCTCGCGGCGACCATCGACTCGGTCTGGGACCAGTACCTCGGCCTGAAGCGCGCCGCAGAGCAATCCGAAGATCCGTTGGATGATCTGCGAGCCGGGTGGGACAGCCACACTTCGTTCGCCCTGGCCAACCCCAACGCATATCGGCTGCTCTATGGGTCGACCGCTGTGCACCGGGCATCCTCGGCGGCAGAGGCGATGCGGTTGCTGCGCGCAGTGCTCGACCGGCTTGCAGCGCAAGGCCGGTTGCTGATCGACCCCGAAGCGGCGTCGCGTCTCATGATGGCGGCCAATACCGGCGTGGCCCTGGCCCTCGTTCTGAACCCCGCTCTCTACCCCGACCCGTTGTTGTCAGGGCTGATGCGTGACTCCGTCATCGCCTCAGTCGTCACGAATTCACGCAGGGCACCCGAGCCGGCTGAAGCCGAGCGCGTCGCGGCGATCACTCTGCGTAATGCGCTGCCCCGATCATCCGGCACCCTCTTCACCAGCGCTGAAGCGCCGTTATTGGATGAGTGGCTGGAACGCATTCAAACCAAGAAGTGA
- a CDS encoding winged helix-turn-helix domain-containing protein, translated as MAHLAPSLAPAQLTPRQTVTPVPTSASTPAAEPSSPTASRIRAVPSGTEARGFVLYVGIDEEKAEADGTELGKIVAQIKALVAQIAPSSETYAAVALAPRGSGGRDVDVVRLALQDPAALAKHRQEEPEPEDRARDGVVIDLSRKRLLLDNESANLTYKEFELLQYLVLREGRTIDRAELINALWSASDDDIPNERTIDVHVRRLRSKLGDYEDIVRTVRGVGYRFDRHADVSVRQTSTPSPDLF; from the coding sequence ATCGCTCACCTCGCTCCCTCGCTCGCACCGGCCCAGCTCACACCGCGCCAGACCGTCACCCCCGTGCCCACCTCGGCATCGACTCCCGCCGCTGAGCCGAGCAGCCCAACGGCGTCCCGCATCCGCGCCGTACCGTCGGGCACCGAAGCCCGGGGCTTCGTTCTGTACGTCGGCATCGACGAAGAGAAAGCCGAAGCAGACGGCACCGAGCTCGGCAAGATCGTGGCCCAGATCAAGGCGCTCGTCGCCCAGATCGCGCCCAGCTCCGAAACCTACGCCGCTGTCGCCCTGGCGCCGCGAGGCTCAGGCGGCCGCGACGTCGATGTTGTGCGCCTTGCCCTCCAGGACCCGGCCGCCCTCGCTAAGCACCGCCAGGAGGAGCCAGAACCAGAAGATCGCGCCCGCGACGGCGTCGTGATCGACCTCTCGCGCAAGCGCCTGCTGCTCGACAACGAATCGGCGAACCTCACCTACAAGGAGTTCGAGCTTCTCCAGTACCTGGTGCTGCGCGAGGGCCGCACCATCGACCGCGCCGAATTGATCAACGCGCTCTGGAGCGCCAGCGACGACGACATCCCCAACGAGCGCACCATCGACGTACACGTTCGCCGCCTGCGCTCGAAGCTCGGCGACTACGAAGACATCGTGCGCACGGTTCGCGGTGTCGGCTATCGCTTCGACCGCCACGCCGATGTCTCGGTGCGCCAGACGAGCACGCCGAGCCCCGACCTGTTCTGA
- the upp gene encoding uracil phosphoribosyltransferase produces the protein MRVHVADHPLITHKLTVLRDQSTSSATFRALTEELVTLLAYEATRNVRVNEVTITTPVAVTTGVALSEPRPLVVPILRAGLGMLEGMVKLVPTAEVGFLGMVRNEETLEPSTYAERLPDDLSNRQCFVLDPMLATGGSLGAAIDFLFARGAVDVTAICLLAAPEGVAALEKRTAGHDVTLVLGALDERLNELGYIVPGLGDAGDRLYGVV, from the coding sequence ATGCGAGTTCACGTTGCCGACCACCCGCTCATCACCCACAAACTGACGGTGCTGCGCGACCAGTCGACGTCGTCGGCGACCTTCCGCGCGCTCACCGAAGAGCTGGTGACGCTGCTGGCCTACGAAGCGACGCGCAACGTGCGGGTGAACGAGGTGACCATCACCACCCCAGTCGCGGTGACGACCGGGGTTGCGCTGAGCGAACCGCGCCCGCTGGTCGTGCCCATTCTCAGAGCCGGGCTCGGCATGCTCGAGGGAATGGTCAAGCTCGTGCCTACCGCCGAGGTCGGGTTTCTGGGCATGGTTCGAAACGAAGAGACACTCGAGCCGAGCACCTATGCCGAACGCCTGCCCGACGATCTCTCGAACCGGCAGTGCTTCGTGCTCGATCCGATGCTCGCCACTGGCGGCTCACTCGGGGCGGCCATCGACTTTCTCTTTGCCAGAGGTGCCGTCGATGTGACGGCGATCTGCCTGCTGGCGGCCCCCGAAGGTGTCGCCGCGCTTGAGAAGCGCACCGCGGGCCACGACGTGACGCTGGTGCTCGGCGCCCTGGATGAACGGCTCAACGAACTCGGCTACATCGTGCCCGGGCTCGGCGATGCCGGCGACCGGCTCTACGGGGTCGTCTGA
- a CDS encoding MarR family winged helix-turn-helix transcriptional regulator gives MADHDRAEKVSPVAAWEALFRAQVTMMRMLAEDFPSQVISLTEYDVLYTLSIQPERRMRIRDLNTRTLLTQPSVSRLVDRLAARGILSKSVDPSDGRGTIVSLTADGFEVYREAARVHGRTISHEMSKALHPDQLAQLLALCDRLRISVSGGTDDCVVDTPSESAAGGPSAATAE, from the coding sequence ATGGCTGACCACGACCGCGCCGAGAAAGTTTCACCGGTCGCCGCATGGGAGGCACTCTTTCGCGCCCAGGTGACGATGATGCGCATGCTCGCCGAAGACTTCCCCTCGCAGGTCATTTCTCTCACGGAGTACGACGTTCTGTACACGCTGTCGATCCAACCCGAGCGACGCATGCGCATCCGCGACCTCAACACGCGCACCCTGCTCACCCAGCCGAGCGTCTCCCGGCTCGTCGACCGGCTGGCGGCCCGCGGCATCCTCTCGAAGTCTGTCGACCCGAGCGATGGCCGCGGCACCATCGTCTCCCTCACAGCCGACGGGTTCGAGGTCTACCGTGAGGCGGCCCGCGTGCACGGTCGCACCATCAGCCACGAGATGTCGAAGGCGCTGCACCCCGACCAGCTCGCCCAACTGCTCGCGCTCTGCGACAGACTCCGCATCAGCGTCAGCGGCGGCACCGACGACTGTGTGGTCGACACTCCGTCAGAATCCGCGGCTGGGGGCCCCAGCGCCGCGACCGCCGAATGA
- the tadA gene encoding tRNA adenosine(34) deaminase TadA — protein MSETVFPASSQHDEWMLEALAEARLALRSGDVPVGAAIVVTESGERLATGRNERELHTDPTGHAEIVALRAAARARGNWQLQGTTLIVTLEPCVMCAGAILAARVDTVVFGAWDEKAGAVGSVYDVLRDRRLNHRVEVFAGVRAAECGQLLTEFFREP, from the coding sequence GTGTCAGAAACAGTCTTTCCCGCCTCGTCCCAACACGACGAATGGATGCTCGAGGCCCTCGCCGAGGCACGGCTCGCGCTGCGCTCGGGAGACGTGCCTGTCGGCGCGGCGATCGTCGTGACCGAATCGGGCGAGCGACTGGCTACAGGCCGAAACGAGCGGGAGCTTCACACCGACCCGACTGGCCACGCAGAGATCGTCGCCCTCCGGGCCGCGGCTCGAGCACGAGGCAACTGGCAGCTGCAGGGCACGACCCTGATCGTCACGCTCGAACCGTGCGTGATGTGTGCCGGAGCAATTCTCGCTGCGCGCGTCGACACGGTCGTGTTCGGCGCGTGGGATGAGAAGGCGGGAGCTGTCGGTTCGGTCTACGACGTGCTGCGGGACCGCAGGCTGAACCACCGGGTCGAGGTCTTTGCCGGCGTGCGCGCTGCGGAGTGCGGCCAGCTCCTCACCGAATTCTTCCGCGAACCCTGA
- a CDS encoding TIGR03557 family F420-dependent LLM class oxidoreductase, with translation MTRFGYTLMTEQSGPKDLVAYAVAAENVGFDFEVSSDHYSPWLTSQGHAPYAWTVLGAVAQATTRVELATYVTCPSIRYHPAVVAQKAATLQLLADGRFTLGLGAGENLNEHVVGEGWPAVDARQDMLEEAVQIIRELHTGELVTWQGDYFRVDSARIWDLPDGGVPIGIAVSGPKSIERFAPLGDVLIATEPKAELITGWEAARSDLAGAGPSRSIGQIPICWGPDKDEAIALAHEQFRWFAGGWAVNADLPTPAGFTGASQFVRPDDVASSIACGPDLDELAESVKPFLEAGFTDVALVQVGDQRQQEFLDTVAEPLLEKLRAL, from the coding sequence ATGACGCGATTCGGATACACCCTCATGACCGAGCAGAGCGGCCCGAAAGACCTGGTCGCCTACGCCGTCGCCGCTGAGAACGTGGGTTTCGACTTCGAGGTGTCGAGCGACCACTACTCGCCGTGGCTCACCAGCCAGGGCCACGCTCCCTACGCCTGGACTGTGCTCGGCGCCGTGGCCCAGGCCACCACGCGGGTGGAGCTCGCGACGTATGTGACGTGCCCGAGCATCCGGTACCACCCTGCCGTCGTCGCCCAGAAGGCTGCCACCCTGCAGCTTCTGGCCGACGGCCGATTCACCCTGGGGCTCGGTGCTGGAGAGAACCTGAATGAGCACGTGGTCGGCGAGGGCTGGCCCGCGGTGGATGCCCGGCAGGACATGCTCGAAGAAGCGGTGCAGATCATCCGGGAGTTGCACACCGGCGAACTCGTCACCTGGCAGGGCGACTACTTTCGCGTGGACTCGGCCCGCATCTGGGACCTGCCCGACGGGGGAGTGCCGATCGGGATCGCGGTCTCTGGGCCGAAGTCGATCGAACGGTTCGCTCCCCTCGGCGACGTGCTGATCGCCACGGAGCCGAAGGCCGAGCTCATCACGGGTTGGGAGGCGGCGCGTTCGGACCTGGCGGGGGCCGGCCCGTCGCGATCGATCGGCCAGATTCCGATCTGCTGGGGGCCCGACAAAGACGAAGCCATCGCGCTGGCGCACGAGCAGTTCCGATGGTTCGCCGGTGGCTGGGCCGTCAACGCCGATCTGCCAACGCCGGCCGGGTTCACCGGTGCCAGCCAGTTCGTGCGGCCTGACGATGTCGCCTCGAGCATCGCCTGCGGCCCCGATCTCGACGAACTCGCCGAGAGTGTGAAGCCGTTCCTCGAGGCAGGGTTCACCGACGTTGCCCTGGTTCAGGTGGGCGACCAGCGCCAGCAGGAGTTCCTCGACACTGTCGCCGAACCCCTGCTCGAGAAGCTCCGCGCCCTCTGA
- a CDS encoding dienelactone hydrolase family protein → MAENDAAAENYTVTLSDVDLTGAALPGMSPGLYGALAVPAGEGPWPAVVMVFEAFGMTDVMRRQVDRMANAGYLVLMPDIFVDGGARKCVVATFKAITSGEGRAWVDVEAARRYLLARPDCTGKVGVLGFCMGGGFALAAATSGRGFDAASANYGRLPGDIDAWAATACPVVGSYGGRDKSLRGAAAKLESALTHAGVPNDVKEYPEAGHSFLNDAETGPKAMRPITTLMLGAGPNPEAAADAWKRIDAFFAEHLA, encoded by the coding sequence ATGGCTGAGAACGACGCTGCCGCCGAGAACTACACGGTGACCCTGAGTGATGTGGATCTGACGGGTGCCGCGCTGCCCGGTATGAGCCCCGGTCTCTACGGTGCACTCGCGGTTCCGGCCGGGGAGGGCCCGTGGCCCGCGGTCGTGATGGTCTTCGAGGCCTTTGGCATGACGGACGTCATGCGCCGTCAGGTCGACCGCATGGCCAACGCGGGATATCTCGTGCTCATGCCCGACATCTTCGTGGACGGCGGCGCGCGAAAGTGCGTGGTCGCCACCTTCAAGGCGATCACGAGCGGGGAAGGGCGTGCCTGGGTCGACGTCGAGGCGGCCCGCCGGTACCTGCTCGCCCGCCCTGACTGCACAGGCAAGGTCGGAGTGCTCGGCTTCTGCATGGGTGGCGGGTTTGCGCTCGCGGCGGCAACGAGCGGACGCGGATTCGATGCCGCCAGTGCGAACTACGGCCGCCTGCCGGGCGACATCGACGCGTGGGCTGCAACAGCGTGCCCGGTCGTCGGCAGTTACGGCGGTCGCGACAAGTCATTGAGGGGCGCCGCGGCGAAGTTGGAGTCTGCGCTCACCCACGCCGGCGTTCCCAACGATGTGAAGGAGTACCCGGAGGCTGGCCACTCGTTTCTCAACGACGCCGAGACCGGCCCGAAGGCTATGCGCCCGATCACCACGTTGATGCTCGGGGCGGGCCCGAACCCCGAGGCGGCCGCCGACGCGTGGAAGCGCATCGACGCCTTCTTCGCCGAACACCTCGCCTGA